One segment of Carya illinoinensis cultivar Pawnee chromosome 1, C.illinoinensisPawnee_v1, whole genome shotgun sequence DNA contains the following:
- the LOC122305707 gene encoding cyclin-dependent kinase inhibitor 7-like: MARKCRGISDIAVMEVAQVGVRTRARASLAMSAAAASSATTTKRRKLRAEELKCSSSSSSSSFVKLGRRRLAISTEATEERRCSSPSSDHDATSCCSSNGSSLLLPEEERIEFVDLQDGSSEVETSTYSCCRERRETTPSSELRLESAKLESTERPTEANSSPSTTVEKKIKMVPEAELEEFFAAAERDMHKHFREKYNFDFVNEVPLEGRYEWVRLKP; the protein is encoded by the exons ATGGCGAGGAAGTGTAGAGGAATTTCAGATATTGCAGTGATGGAGGTGGCACAGGTGGGCGTGAGGACCAGAGCTCGAGCATCTCTGGCCATGTCGGCGGCAGCCGCGAGCTCAGCAACCACCACTAAGAGGAGGAAGCTCCGCGCCGAGGAATTGAAGTGCTCTTCGTCGTCCTCTTCATCGTCGTTTGTGAAGCTGGGACGGAGACGCCTCGCGATCAGCACCGAGGCGACGGAGGAGCGCCGGTGCTCCAGCCCTAGCTCGGATCATGACGCGACATCGTGTTGCTCGAGTAACGGATCGAGCTTGCTGCTCCCGGAGGAAGAGAGAATCGAATTCGTAGATCTGCAG GATGGGAGTTCTGAAGTTGAAACATCCACGTATAGTTGCTGCAGAGAAAG GAGAGAGACGACGCCATCGAGCGAGCTTCGACTAGAGTCGGCGAAACTGGAATCAACGGAGAGGCCAACCGAGGCGAATTCTAGTCCAAGTACAACGGTGGAGAAGAAGATCAAGATGGTACCGGAGGCCGAGCTCGAAGAATTCTTCGCTGCCGCCGAGAGAGACATGCATAAACACTTCAGGGAAAA GTACAATTTCGATTTCGTGAATGAAGTTCCCTTGGAAGGACGATACGAGTGGGTTCGGTTAAAGCCATGA